Genomic DNA from Hymenobacter jejuensis:
TACCAAACGAGTAGGCTGGCTATGGTAGTACCGCGGTAATACAAAAAGACCTGTCTGTGTTAAACACAGACAGGTCTTAAAATAAGATAAATTATCTTAGGGTTGCAACGTAAATGTGCGAGTGACCGAATTAAATGGGCCGGGAATTAGATTTCCGCTGTTGTCGATCAATTCCAGCTTCACCGTGTTTTGTCCTGTTGGCAGGCCTTCCATCATGTAGGGTGCCCATTGTTCCAGTACAAATTCCGTTCCGTTGATGGTGGCCCGCACTTTGTTGCCTTCGGGAGTCAGCGTGGTGTTCACCAAGTAGAAGTCCAACATCACACGCTTGGTATCGTTACCGGAGTACGTGTCTTTGGGGCGGCTATAAAACAAGTGCTGCCCTTTGACGTCGAAATTCCGTGGCTGCGGCGCGGCCTGGCCCACGTTGATTACGCGCAGGTCGTAGGCGCCGCGGTGCTTGAGGCTTTCGTGGTAAGAGCGCGACAAGAACGAGAGAACCACGTGCTGGCCATCGGCAATGTTCTTGGTAAACTCCGTTGTGTAGTGCGCCGTGTAGGGCTCGTTGTCGACGATGTTGTGGATGTGTTGGCCTTTTTCCGAGTTTGCCATTTCCCCGGCGTGCATGCCGCCAGTCATCTTGGTGAGCTGAAAATTGGTGATGTCGTAATCAAACGCAACCGCGCCGGAAGGCGACGTCGAATTGGGCGCCGGGGTTTTCAGCTGCATTTGTGCCTCCGGGTATCGCGGCGAGTCGTTGAAGGGCGTGAGCCGGATACCGTTCTTCTCCATGCTAGCCGTAGAGGGACCCGTCGTTACGGTTTCAATAGTAGACTGGGTGGCGGCCGACTCTGTTTGCTGTTTGGCCGTATCGCAGGCCGCCAAGCCGAGCAACAGGGCACTACTCAGCAGTAAAGCAGATGCTTTCATGAGAAATTGGTGGAAGGGGTTAAACAGACTACCGGACCCGTTGCCCGGCTGCGTTCCCGACTGGAACGACACGTGAATTTTAAGTACCTTGCGCAGTACGTAAGGTTTGCTCAAAAGTATATTGATTTTCCGCTATGGAAGAAAAATTGTTGGAAGAAATTCCCTCCCTCGATCTCGCCGACTTCCGTTCGGGCGATCCCGAGCGTAAAGCTCGTTTTGTTCAACAGCTCGGCGAAGCGTATCAGAACATTGGTTTTGTAGCGCTGAAGAACCACGGCCTCAACGACGAACAGACGCAGCGTCTCTACGCCGATGTGAAAGCCTTTTTCTCTCTGCCCGACGATGTGAAGCAAAGGTATGAAAATCCGGCACTGGCGGGCCAACGCGGCTACACGGGCAAAGGCAAGGAGCACGCCAAAGGCCGCAACACCGGCGACTTGAAGGAGTTCTACCATGTGGGCCAAGAGGTTGACGATGAGAACGATCCGATCAAGAATGAGTACCCCGACAACATCTGGCCCAACGAGGTTCCGGGTTTCCACGAAAGCACTTTCACGACCTACAAAACGCTGGAAGCAGCGGGCAAAGACGTCCTGCGGGCAATTGCGCTCTATCTGAACCTGCCCGAAAACTACTTCGACGATAAAGTGCGCAACGGTAACTCTATTCTGCGCCCTATTCACTATTTCCCCATCGAAAACCCCGACGCGGTGCCTTCCGATGCCGTGCGCGCAGCCGAACACGGTGACATTAACCTCATCACTTTGCTGATGGGCGCTTCTGCCGACGGTCTGCAAGTACTCCGGCGCGATGGCCACTGGATCCCGATCACGGCCCTGCCCGACCAAATCGTGGTGAACGTGGGCGATATGCTACAGCGCCTGACCAATGGCGTTCTGAAGAGCACCATTCACCGCGTGGTAAATCCGCCTCGTGAAAAAATGAACTCGTCGCGGTATTCAGTACCGTTTTTCATGCATCCTCGCTCCGAAATGAGCCTCGCTGCGCTCGAAAGCTGCGTTACGCCCGAGAACCCTAAGCAGATGCCCGACATCACGGCTGGCGAGTTTCTCAACGAGCGCCTAGTCGAGTTGGGCCTGAAAAAGTAAGCTTGTCCTTGGGTGCAAGTCTCCGGTTGCCAATGCGCTAGAAGCTGTTTTGTGGCTCTTCGCGTTGGCAACCGATTTTTATTGCGTAAACCCTGAGTAGCAATGGTCTGCTATCGGCGGTTGCTCATCACGAGCCTCTTTTGCCACTAAACCACTGCTAATCAGCAATTAGCAATTTATTGCGTGGAAGATATTAAGCTTGCTCCCCCACCTCGCCGGCTCCGCACGAAGCACGTTCGGCACTTCATCTTTCTAAAAGATGTCGCCGCGCTGGGCCTCACCGCCTTTGGGGGGCCGCAAGCGCACGTAGCCATGATGCTACGCCTGCTGGTGGACAAGCGACGTTACCTGACGGCGCCTGAGCTACTGGAAATCATGGCATTATGCCAGATTTTGCCGGGCCCAACCTCCACCCAAACCATTACGGCCATTGGGTTTCGCCTCGGTGGCCCCAACCTAGCGTACCTCACCATCCTCGTCTGGATGCTGCCGGCCGTCACCATCATGACGCTGGCGGGTCTCACAATCAGCTACTTAGACAAAGAGCTGGTATCCCGCCTGGTGCAGTACGTGCAGCCCGTAGCCGTAGGATTCGTGGCGTATTCAGCTTACAAAATCGCGGAGAAAGTTATTCACACCAAAACCTCCGTTGCCCTGATGGTAGCCTCGGCGCTTTTGGCATATTTCTTTCAGTTACCGTGGGTGCTGCCTATTCTGCTGCTCGCCGGCGGGCTCATTACCACGTTTCGCTACCGCAAGCTGCCGCAGGTCGAGAAGCAGCCGCTCCACATTGAGTGGTCCAACTTTGTGCTGTGGCTGGCCGTGCTGGTGACAGCGGCCGTACTTGGCAGCTATACCAAGCTGCTGCCTGTCAGGCTCTTTGAGAATTTTTATCGGAACGGCAGCTTGGTTTTTGGCGGCGGACAAGTACTTGCCCCCTTGCTGTTTGCCGAGTTCGTAGAGTTTAAGCACTACTTATCAGCCCAGGAGTTTTTGTCAGGCTTGGGGCTAGTACAAGCCATTCCGGGGCCTAACTTTTCCTTCGCTTCTTACATCGGCGCCTTGGCTATGCGCCGGGAAGGCAGCGGCCTGAGCGGTCAGATTCTGGGCGCATTGGTCGGTGCAACGGGCATTTTTATGCCGGGCACGCTGCTGATTTTCTTTCTGATCCGCTTCTGGGATCAGCTCAAGCAATATCGGGTGATAAAAGCCTCTCTCGAAGGCATCAATGCGGTTTCGGCTGGGCTTGTATGCGCTGCCACCTTTCTGCTGTATCATCCCCTGCCCGATACGCCCATTAATCTGGCTTTGGTCGGAATCACGTTTCTGGTATTGCTCTGGAATCGTATTCCTTCTTTTGTGATTATTAGCGTTGCCCTGCTGGCTGGTGTAATATTCTGACAATCAGTAACATACAAAAGCCCTGCTTACTGACCGTAAGCAGGGCTTTTGCGTTAAGATTCAGAAGTCTAATCTTCTAGCATCAGCGTTTCGGGCAGGTGCAGGAGGTAGTCCCCATAACCGCTTTTGCGCAGGGGCTCAGCGATTTTACGCAACTGGTCGGCATCGATAAAGCCTTGGCGGTAAGCCACTTCCTCAATCGAGCCAACCTTTAGGCCCTGCCGCTGCTCAATGACGCGCACAAACTCAGACGCTTGCATCAGCGATTCGAAAGTACCGGTATCGAGCCACGCGGTGCCGCGACCTAGAATGCCGACCTTCAATTTGCCGCGCCGCAGATACTCTTGATTCACATCCGTGATCTCATACTCGCCACGCGGACTAGGCTTCAGATCGCGCGCAATCTGGATCACGTCGTTGTCGTAGAAATACAAGCCTGGCACCGCATAGTTGCTTTTGGGCTGCTTGGGTTTCTCCTCGATGCTCAACGCATTTTTGTCCGCATCAAATTCCACAACGCCGTACCGCTCAGGATCTTGCACGTGATAGGCGTACACGACGCCTCCGTCGGGGCTGCTGTTGCTTTGCAACAATTCTTCCAAGCCTTCACCGTAGAAGATGTTGTCGCCGAGCACCAAGGCTACTTTGTCGTTGCCGATAAAGTCGGCTCCCAAAACAAACGCCTGCGCCAGTCCATTGGGTACTTCCTGGATGGTATACTGAAAGTCGCAGCCCAGATTCTTGCCATCGCCCAGCAGCCGCTTAAACTGCTCTTGGTCGTGCGGGGTGGTGATAATGAGAATCTCCCGAATGCCAGCCATCATCAGAATGGACAGCGGGTAATAGATCATCGGCTTATCGTACACGGGCATAAGCTGCTTACTAACTGCCAGAGTAAGAGGGTGTAAGCGCGTACCGGAGCCGCCGGCCAGAATGATGCCTTTCATCGAAAAAGTTAGTTTCGCTCTTGAATAAAATCCTGATTGGCTTTAAACCACGCCAATGTCTTTTGCAAGCCTTCCCGAATGCGAATCTGCGGGTCGTAGCCCAACAGGTTCTGGGCCTTGCTGATATCAGCCAGCGAGTCGCGGATGTCGCCGATGCGATCCGGGCCGTACTCAGGGGTGATGTCGGAGCCGGCTTCTTCTTTCAGGATGTTGAACAGATCGTTGAGCGACGTGCGGTCGGCGACGGCAATGTTGTACACCTGATTCACGGCGTCGGGATTGTTGGTCAGCCCAGCTTTGATGTTGGCCTGCACGCAGTTTTCGACGAAGGTAAAGTCGCGGGTCTGACCACCGTCGCCGTTCATACGCGGCGGCTTGCCTTGCAACACGGCATCGATGAACAACGGAATCACGGCTGCATAGGCCCCGTTGGGGTCCTGGCGCGGGCCAAAGATGTTGAAGTAGCGCAGCCCGATGATTTCCATGCCGTAGGTTTTCCCAAATACATCGGCGTAAAGCTCATTGGCATACTTAGTTACGGCGTACGGCGACAACGGCTTACCGATGCGATCT
This window encodes:
- the rfbA gene encoding glucose-1-phosphate thymidylyltransferase RfbA; the protein is MKGIILAGGSGTRLHPLTLAVSKQLMPVYDKPMIYYPLSILMMAGIREILIITTPHDQEQFKRLLGDGKNLGCDFQYTIQEVPNGLAQAFVLGADFIGNDKVALVLGDNIFYGEGLEELLQSNSSPDGGVVYAYHVQDPERYGVVEFDADKNALSIEEKPKQPKSNYAVPGLYFYDNDVIQIARDLKPSPRGEYEITDVNQEYLRRGKLKVGILGRGTAWLDTGTFESLMQASEFVRVIEQRQGLKVGSIEEVAYRQGFIDADQLRKIAEPLRKSGYGDYLLHLPETLMLED
- a CDS encoding SDR family oxidoreductase, with protein sequence MYETPFHEQPLDNLTFLVTGGAGFIGSNLVEYLLKYGAGRVRVLDNYSNGFRKNVRLFEGNPALEVIEGDIRDPQVCRDACQGVNVVLHQAALGSVPRSINDPITSNDVNVGGFVNMLVAAKDANVKRFVYAASSSTYGDHKALPKVEDRIGKPLSPYAVTKYANELYADVFGKTYGMEIIGLRYFNIFGPRQDPNGAYAAVIPLFIDAVLQGKPPRMNGDGGQTRDFTFVENCVQANIKAGLTNNPDAVNQVYNIAVADRTSLNDLFNILKEEAGSDITPEYGPDRIGDIRDSLADISKAQNLLGYDPQIRIREGLQKTLAWFKANQDFIQERN
- a CDS encoding isopenicillin N synthase family dioxygenase, which produces MEEKLLEEIPSLDLADFRSGDPERKARFVQQLGEAYQNIGFVALKNHGLNDEQTQRLYADVKAFFSLPDDVKQRYENPALAGQRGYTGKGKEHAKGRNTGDLKEFYHVGQEVDDENDPIKNEYPDNIWPNEVPGFHESTFTTYKTLEAAGKDVLRAIALYLNLPENYFDDKVRNGNSILRPIHYFPIENPDAVPSDAVRAAEHGDINLITLLMGASADGLQVLRRDGHWIPITALPDQIVVNVGDMLQRLTNGVLKSTIHRVVNPPREKMNSSRYSVPFFMHPRSEMSLAALESCVTPENPKQMPDITAGEFLNERLVELGLKK
- the chrA gene encoding chromate efflux transporter — translated: MEDIKLAPPPRRLRTKHVRHFIFLKDVAALGLTAFGGPQAHVAMMLRLLVDKRRYLTAPELLEIMALCQILPGPTSTQTITAIGFRLGGPNLAYLTILVWMLPAVTIMTLAGLTISYLDKELVSRLVQYVQPVAVGFVAYSAYKIAEKVIHTKTSVALMVASALLAYFFQLPWVLPILLLAGGLITTFRYRKLPQVEKQPLHIEWSNFVLWLAVLVTAAVLGSYTKLLPVRLFENFYRNGSLVFGGGQVLAPLLFAEFVEFKHYLSAQEFLSGLGLVQAIPGPNFSFASYIGALAMRREGSGLSGQILGALVGATGIFMPGTLLIFFLIRFWDQLKQYRVIKASLEGINAVSAGLVCAATFLLYHPLPDTPINLALVGITFLVLLWNRIPSFVIISVALLAGVIF